In Onychostoma macrolepis isolate SWU-2019 chromosome 12, ASM1243209v1, whole genome shotgun sequence, a single window of DNA contains:
- the msl1b gene encoding male-specific lethal 1 homolog produces the protein MNMRPECFSKVGLYSNNCDLSPSQTRHPVSVRREIGNPLGDTQDRTRQHLILDKTGKAERTSLPLKPGRELAVASEAGSVGTETLSSQAKQMGGEGTPVKSKTPLGQTNTIDNKPEFVSMNSHSNSRDPVGEKSTKGLETMGVSNEHSEGKRTNMRKITSHPHAQATCLKQLLLLQLDLIEQQQQQLQTKDKEIDELKSDRDTLLARIERMERRLQLLSKEPRDKRLFQPLERWVPDTDDFWESDLGESPQTQGKSGGKVQKRKLNLLDTKMQRSRGKSSRVNPQKLETGETSPCQHDLRNKETPEKTNVAKSSGQADFQPEGEDSKETEDLPYMTTTEMYLCCWQQPPPSPLRDESPKKEEDVAIPSWRENTMEPLQEEDAVDIPENLDDSVFLKRHAKLELDEKRRKRWDIQRIREQRMLQRLQQRMEKKKTNVQESEPELSSFYPDVDNVEAIMVTPFLPVVAFGRPLPNLPQQNFELPWLDERSRCRIENQKKQTPHRTCRK, from the exons ATGAATATGCGACCCGAATGCTTTTCTAAAGTGGGATTGTACTCAAATAACTGTGACTTAAGTCCATCTCAAACAAGACACCCAGTTAGTGTCCGAAGAGAGATTGGAAATCCTCTTGGTGACACTCAAGACAGGACCAGACAACATCTGATCTTGGACAAGACTGGGAAAGCTGAGCGGACTTCACTGCCTTTAAAGCCCGGCAGAGAGTTGGCTGTTGCTTCAGAGGCTGGCTCTGTGGGCACAGAAACACTGTCATCTCAAGCTAAACAAATGGGGGGTGAAGGCACCCCTGTAAAAAGTAAAACTCCTCTTGGACAGACCAACACCATTGATAACAAGCCAGAGTTTGTATCCATGAATTCACATAGTAATTCTAGAGACCCTGTGGGTGAGAAAAGCACCAAAGGGTTAGAGACTATGGGGGTGTCTAATGAACATTCGGAGGGCAAAAGAACAAATATGAGGAAGATCACTAGTCATCCTCATGCACAAGCCACTTGCCTTAAACAACTGCTTTTGCTTCAGCTGGACTTGATAGAGCAACAACAGCAACAGCTGCAGACAAAAGACAAGGAAATAGATGAACTAAAATCAGACAGAGACACG TTGCTTGCCCGTATAGAGCGGATGGAGCGCCGTTTGCAGTTGTTAAGTAAGGAACCACGTGACAAGAGGCTCTTCCAGCCACTGGAGAGATGGGTTCCTGACACAGATGACTTTTGGGAATCAGATTTGGGCGAAAGCCCACAAACTCAGGGCAAGTCAGGTGGAAAAGTGCAAAAGAG GAAGTTAAACTTGTTAGATACAAAGATGCAGAGGTCAAGAGGTAAGTCCTCAAGAGTGAACCCCCAAAAACTAGAGACAGGAGAGACATCACCATGTCAGCATGACCTGCGAAACAAGGAGACCCCGGAGAAGACGAATGTTGCAAAATCATCTGGACAGGCAGACTTTCAGCCTGAGGGAGAAGACAGCAAAGAAACAGAAGATCTACCGTACATGACAACAACTGAGATGTACCTATGCTGCTGGCAGCAACCTCCACCCTCTCCATTACGGGATGAGTCTCCAAAGAAAGAGGAGGATGTTGCAA TCCCATCATGGAGGGAAAACACCATGGAACCCCTTCAGGAGGAGGATGCTGTTGACATCCCAGAA AATCTGGATGACAGTGTTTTTCTGAAGCGGCACGCAAAGTTAGAACTGGATGAGAAGAGACGAAAAAG ATGGGACATTCAGAGAATACGTGAACAGCGTATGCTTCAAAGATTGCAGCAGCGCATGGAGAAGAAAAAGACGAATGTTCAGGAGAGTGAGCCGGAATTGTCTTCGTTTTATCCTGATGTGGACAATG TGGAGGCCATCATGGTAACACCCTTTCTGCCAGTAGTGGCATTTGGTCGGCCTTTGCCCAATTTGCCTCAACA GAACTTTGAGCTGCCCTGGCTTGACGAAAGAAGTCGATGTCGCATTGAAAaccaaaagaaacaaactcccCACAGGACCTGTCGGAAATGA